DNA from Castellaniella sp. MT123:
GACATCCTGGCCATCGCGAAGGGGCTGGGCGGGGGATATCAGCCCATCGGCGCGATGCTGGCTAGCCGTCGCGTCTACGACACGATCGTGGGGGGCAGCGGATTCTTCCAGCACGGACATACCTACATGGCCCACGCAACCGCGTGCGCCGCGGCCCTGGCCGTGCAACGGGTGATCGAACGCGACGGCCTGCTGGCCAATGTGCTCGAGCGCGGCGAGCAATTGCGCACCCGCCTGCGCGAGGTTTTCGCGGACCATCCGAATGTGGGCGATGTGCGGGGACGCGGTCTGTTCGTGGCGGTGGAATTCGTGCGCGACCGGGGCGACAAATCAACGCTGGATCCCGCGCTCAAGACGCATGCCCGCCTGAAGCGCCAGGCCCTGGAAAACGGCCTGATGACCTACCCCATGGGCGGCACGGTCGATGGGGTGCATGGCGACCACGTGTTGCTGGCGCCGCCCTTCATCTGCACGGCGGCTGACATCGACGAGATCGTGACGCGCCTGGACCGCACTGTGCGTCAGGTCCTGCCGCCGCAGGCCGCCTAGGTCGACCAGGCCGGCCTATTCGCCGCTGGCATACAGCCAGTGGGCGACCAGCGCGTCGGTGTCGCCGCCGAATTCTTCGCGAGGGCCTTGCGCTGCGATGGCGCCGGTCTTCACCACGTAGACGTAGTCGGTGATCTCCAGCGCGCTGCGGATGTCCTGGTCGACCAGGAGCACCGCCTTGTCCAGCTCGTGCGCCAGCCCGGCGACGATTTCGTAGATGGATTCGCTGGTTTGCGGGTCGATGCCGGCGGTCGGTTCGTCGATCAGGTAGACCGAGGGGTCGGCCATCAGGCTGCGAGCGATCTCGACCTGGCGTTGCTGGCCGCCGGACAGCTGCCCGGCCATCTGATGGCGTTTGGCCCGGACGGCGGGGAAGCGCTCGAAGACCCGTTCCATGCGGTCGAGGATCTCGGCCTTCTTCAATCGGGCATGCCAGAGCCCGAGGCGCAGGTTCGATTCGACGGTCAGGTGCGGGAACAGGCTGGGACGCTGCGGCAGATAGGCGACCCCGAGGCTGAGCATCTGATGGGGTGCGCTTCCGGTGATGTCGCGCCCGTCGAGCAGAATCCGGCCTTCGCTGGGGCGCAGGAAGCCGAACAGCGCTTTCAGCAGGGTGGATTTCCCGGTCCCGTTGGGGCCGACGACGCACGAGATGCGCCCGCGCCAGATGCTGGCCGACAGCCCCCGCAGGATGTCGATATCCTGGGTGTAGCCGGCGACCAGATCTTCGCCGGCGAAGTGCGCGGCGGTTTCGTAGTAGGATTTGCCGGTATCGCAGGCCGCTGCGACGGTGGTGTCGGTCATGAGCGGGAGTCTCCCCTGGCTTTGCGCGAGCCCGTATACGCGTGGATCACGGCCGGGTCGCGCAGGACCTCGTCGGCTGGCCCGTCGGCGATCTTGCTGCCTTGCGCCATGACCGCGGTGCGCCGCACGACGGAGCGGATCGCGTCCAGGTTGTGGTCGACCAGCACGATGGTCATGCCTTGCTGGTTCAGTACCTTGATGTGTTCGATGATCTGGTCGAGCAGCCGGGGATGGACGCCGGCGAAGGGTTCGTCGAGCAGGATCAGCTTGGGGTCCAGCATCAGGGCGCGGCCGACCTCGAGCAGTTTCTGCTGTCCGCCCGATAGCGCGCGGGCGAATTCGTCGGCCAGGTGCCCCAGGCGCAGGAACTCGAGGACTTCGTAAGCCCTGTCCTCGGCCGCGGAGCGCCGGGTGTGGCGGTCCGACAGGGCCGGGACCACCAGATTTTCCAGCACCGTCATGCGACGGAAGAGCCGCGGCACCTGGAAGGTGCGCGCCACGCCCCCGCGCGCGAACGTATGCGCGGGCACCCCGGTGAGGTCGTGGCCATCCAGTGCGATGGCGCCCTGGTCGGGTCGTAGCGCGCCAGCCAGCATATTGATCGTGGTGGTCTTGCCGGACCCGTTGGGGCCGATGAGCCCGACGATCTCACCGCGCGCAATGTCGAGCGACAGATCGGCCACCGCCTGGATGCCGCCGAAGTGCTTGGACAGCTGCCTGGCTTCGAAGAACGCCGGTGCGGGACTAGTTGGCATGGGATTTCTCCGGCGTGGGGCCAGGCTGCGCCTGCGGACGTTTCCCCGGTCTGGATTTACCGGGGCGCTCGACGAGCGAAAACAGCCCGTTGCGTGCGAAGCGCTGCACGAGGATCAGCGCGAGCCCCAGCAGGACGAAGCGCATTTCCCCGTAGTCGCGCAGGAGTTCCGACAGCAGGTAGACGATCGCGGCCCCCACGACGGCGCCGGGAAGGCTTTCGATGCCCCCGATCACGGACATGGCGATGATGATGCCCATTTCCGGAAGGATCATCATGTTGGGTGTCAGGATGCCGATGAAGTGGGCGTAGTAGATCCCCGCCACGGCGGCAATGCCGCTGGTGATGACGAAGACCAGGATCTTGTAGCGCGTCGTGTTGACGCCGCTGGCCTGGGTGGCCCCTTCGTCCTCGCGGATGGCGCGCAGGAACAGGCCGGTGCGCGTCCGCAGCAGATAGCCCATCAGCACCAGGGCGGCCACCAGCAGGCCGAGCCCGAGGTAGTAGTACGGAATGTCGGAATCACCCTTGAAGAAACGCGGCACCTGCAGCCCGAGACTGCCGCGAGTGACCGATTCTTCCGCAATCAGGATCATGCGCACGACCTCGGAGATCGCCAGCGTGAAGAGCGCCAGATAGGGACCCGACAGGCGCAGCACCATGAAGCCGATCAGCGCGCCGATCACCATGGCGAGGACGACGCCCGCCACGATGGCCAGTGGCAGCCAGGCCATCCCCAGGTGCAGGACAATCAGGGCCGAGGCATAACCGCCGAGCGCGGCGAACATCAGGTGCGCAAAGGAAAACTGCCCGGCAAAGCCCGCCAGCAGCGTCCAGCTGGCGGCCAGAATCGCGTAGTACCAGAGCAGCGCGCCCACGTGGATCCAGTAGGCGCCGCCCCAAAGCGGGACGGTCAGGGCTACCAGCAGCAGGATGGCCTGGGTGATGGCGGAGGGGGACAAACCTTGGTGGCGAGCGGTGACCGTCATTCGAGCCTCAGGTGGATCCGTCCGAACAGGCCAGTCGGCCTGAACAGCAAGGTGATGATCAGCAGGATCGCGCCGAACGCCTGCGTGTAGGCCAGCGCGCGGTTGGGATCGGGCAGGTAGCCGACGCCCCAGCTTTGCGCCAGCCCCAGAAGGATGCCGCCCACAATGCTGCCGCCCACGGATCCCATGCCGCCGATCACGATGATGATGAAGGCCTGGACGACCGGGAGGTCTCCCATGCTGGGCGACAGTGCGAAGATCGGTGCGATCAGGGCGCCGGCGCCGCCCGCCAGGGCCGACCCGAGTCCGAAGGCGATGGTGTACATCCGGCGCGGATTGATGCCGATCACGGCGGCCGACTCGCGGCTCTGGCTGACGGCATCCAGTGCCTGTCCCAGCGTGGTCCGCGCCAGGAACCAGGTTGTGACCCCAAGCAGGACAACGGCCACCACAGCCGCGATCAGGCGGTCATAGGGCAGAATCACGGGGCCCAGGATCAATGTTCCGTCCAGGAAGGGCGGCGGTGATTTGCTGAACGGGCCGAACACGACAATGGCCAGATTGGACAGCAGGATCGTCAGTCCGAACGTGACGATGATGGCGTATTCGTCCTTGCGCTCGACTTCGTCGGTGTAGACCGGGCGCATGATCAGGATTTCGAACAGGATGCCGAAGAAGAACAGGGCGATCATGGCGGCCACGACGCCCCCGATGGGGGGCAGCCCCAGATAGCGGATGGCATAGTACGAGGCATAACCACCCATCATGTACAGGGCGCCGTGGCTGAAGTTCACGACGCGCAGCACCGAAAAGATGAGTGTGAGTCCGGCCGCCGTCAGGGCGAAGATCAGGCCGATGACCAATCCGTTGATGGTCAGCAAAGAGAAATAGCTCACGGGGGGGGCTCCGGGTGCGTCTCGTCTTTTCGGGGCCGGCATGCCACGGGTGCCGGCCCCCCAGCCTGCCTTATTTCAGGGGCAGGATCTTGTCCGTCGTTGCCCATTCCTTGGGATAGACGATGACGGCGTCTTCCGGCGCCTGGTTCATCTGCGTGTACTGGATGACGGTGAACGGCACATCCATGAACTGGTGATACGCCCAGGCCGGGGTCTTGTCCGTGGAAAATGAGTATGTCGCGTTCACGCCGGTGTAGTGCACATTTTCCAGCCCCTTGATGACGGCTTTGGGATCGCTGGATTTGGCCTGTTCGATGGCCGCCACCACCACGCCCAGGGTGTCATAGGCTTCCATGGCGACGCCGGTCGGCGGCCGGTTGTGCTTCTGCTGGAATGCCTTGACGAAGCGCTTAGCCTTGTCGTTCCATTGCGACTTGGGCCGGGCCACATTGACGATCAGCAGGTGGTTCGCGCATTTGCCGTCGACTTCCCAGACGTCCTTTTGCAGCAGGCCGGAGGAGCCGAGCATCTTGGTGTCGGCGGTGGGGGCGAACCCCAGCTGGCAGGCCTGCTTCACGATCTGATATTGCGCCTGGCCGGCTACGACCATCTGCAGCAGATCGGGTTTGGGATTCTGGTTCATGAGCCGGATCAGCGCCGGCGTGAAGTCCTGCTGGTTCAGATCGATCGTGGTGGGCGTGTCGACGATGCCTTTTTTCTTCAGGGTGTCGACCACCACTTTGGCGCCGCCCTGTCCGAAGTCCGTGTTTTCCGCGACCGTGGCCACATGTTTGAACCCCTGGTCGGCGATCCAGTTGCCGATCTTCACGTAGATCAGCGAGTTGGCAGGGGCGAGCCGGAAGACTTCGGGATACTGCTTGGCGGTGATGTCGTCGGACCAGACGTCGGTCCCGACCCAGGGGACGCCGTACTGATGGGCGACGTCGATTTCCGCCAGAGCCACCGAACTGTGGAATTCACCGAAGATCGCCGAGACCTTGTCTTTGGTGATCAGCCGCACGGCCGCCGCGCTGCCTTCCGCAGGCTGGCCCTTGGTGTCCTCGTAGGAGACCTTCAGCGGACGGCCCAGGACGCCCCCCGCCTGGTTGATCTCGTCTACTCCCAGTTCGGTGGCCCAGCGCATTTCCTGCCCGCTGGAATAGTTGCCGGGCGCGGACAGCGGACCCACCCAGCCCAGGACGATGGGGTCTCCGGTCGGTGGCGCCGCAAACGCGGCTGCGGATGCCGTTGCCAGAACGGCGGCTGCGACAGCTCCCATACCTCGAGAAAATTTCATGATGATGTTCTCCGGTGCAGTCCGCGACGGGATTTCGGCGAAGTACGGCTACCCAGCCGCCGGTTCAGGACCGGCTGGCGGCATGTCCCGTGTATTCATCGATGCTCGCGGTCATGGTTGTGTAAAGCATGTTGCAAAGACATCCTAATACGAAACATATGTTTAATCACCATCTCGATTTCCCTATGTCGGAAGGCCTGGATGATGGCTGCGACCCGTCATTTGATCGGGATACGTGTGTCGAATTTGCCGCGAGCGGTGGCGAAGAAACTGCGCACGTTGCGCACGCGCGGGTCGCCGGTCAGGTAGCGCAGCGCCAGAGCCTGATAGGCGGCCATGTCGGCGACCTGGGCGATCAGGACGAAATCCGGGCCGCTGCTGACCCGATAGCATTGCTGGATGGCGGGTTCCGCGATCAGCCCGGCTTCGACGGCATCCGCCTGGCCTGCCGCCTGCGCATCCAGGGATACCTCGATGATCACGGTCAGCGCGGCGCCCATGAGGGCAGGGTCCAGCAAGGCGATCTGGCGCTGGATCAACCCCGACTGGATCAGCTTGCGCACCCGCCGCAGGCACGTGGGGGGCGACGCATGCACGCGGGCTGCCAGTTCCTGGTTGGTCAGGGAGCTGTCCTGCTGCATCTGATCCAGGATGCGGCGGTCCAGATCGTCAATGGTTCGGAGGGTGGACAGGGCTGGCATCTCGTGAAATTGTCAGAAAATGAAATTATATTTCATCATTATTTCAATGTGAAATCTGATTTCATAAGCTGCATAAAATAGAAATCATATTTCCTCGTGGCCGGAACACAATACCGGCTATCTGAATCCAGGAGTCTGTCCATGTGCGGCATCGTCGGCGCTGTGGCGCGTCACAACATCGTTCCCATTCTGCTCGAAGGCCTGCGCCGTCTGGAATATCGCGGCTACGATTCCTGCGGGGTGGCCGTGCATACCGGCACCGGCCTGCAACGCGTGCGCAGCACCCAGCGGGTGGCCGAACTGATCGCGCAGGTCGCCCAGGACAATGTCCAGGGCCTCACCGGCATTGCGCATACGCGCTGGGCCACGCACGGCGCGCCGCTGACCCATAATGCCCATCCGCACTTTTCCGGCCCGGAAAACGGGGCGCCGCGCATTGCGCTGGTGCACAACGGCATCATCGAAAATCACGATGCCCTGCGCGCCGAGCTGCAGGCGGCCGGCTACGTCTTTCACAGCCAGACCGACACCGAGGTCATCGCCCATCTGGTGGACCATCTGTACGATGGCGATCTGCTGGCGGCCGTGCAGCAGGCGACTCGTCGCCTGGAAGGCGCCTATGCCATCGCCGTGTTCTGCGCCCAGGAACCGCACCGGGTCGTGGGGGCGCGGCAGGGTTCGCCGCTGGTGGTGGGCTGCAGCGATCAGGGCAACTACCTGGCGTCGGACGCGCTGGCGCTGGCCGGCACCACCGACCAGATCATGTATCTGGAAGACGGCGACGTCGTGGATCTGCAGCTGTCCCGCGTCTGGGTCAGTGATGCCAAGGGACAGGCCGTCGATCGTCCGGTCCACACCGTGCAGGCTCATACGGGCGAGGCGGAGCTCGGTCCCTACCGACATTTCATGCAGAAGGAAATCTTCGAACAGCCACGCGCCGTGGGCGA
Protein-coding regions in this window:
- a CDS encoding ABC transporter ATP-binding protein; its protein translation is MTDTTVAAACDTGKSYYETAAHFAGEDLVAGYTQDIDILRGLSASIWRGRISCVVGPNGTGKSTLLKALFGFLRPSEGRILLDGRDITGSAPHQMLSLGVAYLPQRPSLFPHLTVESNLRLGLWHARLKKAEILDRMERVFERFPAVRAKRHQMAGQLSGGQQRQVEIARSLMADPSVYLIDEPTAGIDPQTSESIYEIVAGLAHELDKAVLLVDQDIRSALEITDYVYVVKTGAIAAQGPREEFGGDTDALVAHWLYASGE
- a CDS encoding branched-chain amino acid ABC transporter permease; translated protein: MSYFSLLTINGLVIGLIFALTAAGLTLIFSVLRVVNFSHGALYMMGGYASYYAIRYLGLPPIGGVVAAMIALFFFGILFEILIMRPVYTDEVERKDEYAIIVTFGLTILLSNLAIVVFGPFSKSPPPFLDGTLILGPVILPYDRLIAAVVAVVLLGVTTWFLARTTLGQALDAVSQSRESAAVIGINPRRMYTIAFGLGSALAGGAGALIAPIFALSPSMGDLPVVQAFIIIVIGGMGSVGGSIVGGILLGLAQSWGVGYLPDPNRALAYTQAFGAILLIITLLFRPTGLFGRIHLRLE
- a CDS encoding branched-chain amino acid ABC transporter permease, with amino-acid sequence MTVTARHQGLSPSAITQAILLLVALTVPLWGGAYWIHVGALLWYYAILAASWTLLAGFAGQFSFAHLMFAALGGYASALIVLHLGMAWLPLAIVAGVVLAMVIGALIGFMVLRLSGPYLALFTLAISEVVRMILIAEESVTRGSLGLQVPRFFKGDSDIPYYYLGLGLLVAALVLMGYLLRTRTGLFLRAIREDEGATQASGVNTTRYKILVFVITSGIAAVAGIYYAHFIGILTPNMMILPEMGIIIAMSVIGGIESLPGAVVGAAIVYLLSELLRDYGEMRFVLLGLALILVQRFARNGLFSLVERPGKSRPGKRPQAQPGPTPEKSHAN
- a CDS encoding Lrp/AsnC family transcriptional regulator produces the protein MPALSTLRTIDDLDRRILDQMQQDSSLTNQELAARVHASPPTCLRRVRKLIQSGLIQRQIALLDPALMGAALTVIIEVSLDAQAAGQADAVEAGLIAEPAIQQCYRVSSGPDFVLIAQVADMAAYQALALRYLTGDPRVRNVRSFFATARGKFDTRIPIK
- a CDS encoding ABC transporter ATP-binding protein — translated: MPTSPAPAFFEARQLSKHFGGIQAVADLSLDIARGEIVGLIGPNGSGKTTTINMLAGALRPDQGAIALDGHDLTGVPAHTFARGGVARTFQVPRLFRRMTVLENLVVPALSDRHTRRSAAEDRAYEVLEFLRLGHLADEFARALSGGQQKLLEVGRALMLDPKLILLDEPFAGVHPRLLDQIIEHIKVLNQQGMTIVLVDHNLDAIRSVVRRTAVMAQGSKIADGPADEVLRDPAVIHAYTGSRKARGDSRS
- a CDS encoding ABC transporter substrate-binding protein, which translates into the protein MKFSRGMGAVAAAVLATASAAAFAAPPTGDPIVLGWVGPLSAPGNYSSGQEMRWATELGVDEINQAGGVLGRPLKVSYEDTKGQPAEGSAAAVRLITKDKVSAIFGEFHSSVALAEIDVAHQYGVPWVGTDVWSDDITAKQYPEVFRLAPANSLIYVKIGNWIADQGFKHVATVAENTDFGQGGAKVVVDTLKKKGIVDTPTTIDLNQQDFTPALIRLMNQNPKPDLLQMVVAGQAQYQIVKQACQLGFAPTADTKMLGSSGLLQKDVWEVDGKCANHLLIVNVARPKSQWNDKAKRFVKAFQQKHNRPPTGVAMEAYDTLGVVVAAIEQAKSSDPKAVIKGLENVHYTGVNATYSFSTDKTPAWAYHQFMDVPFTVIQYTQMNQAPEDAVIVYPKEWATTDKILPLK